A single Flavobacterium sp. 1 DNA region contains:
- a CDS encoding DUF6686 family protein, translating into MCNLKVLNRTSNGILLYCQHRDMYQLLFNNLTFDLSSIEMTSFSNYLDQIDADYWETEYKHSIYEKKIPIPTLQSNFIILLNRKELEELRFLVDCISHYKILKPVEINYQIISN; encoded by the coding sequence ATGTGCAATCTAAAAGTATTAAACAGAACTTCCAATGGCATCCTATTATACTGCCAGCATAGAGATATGTATCAATTGCTGTTTAACAATTTGACCTTTGATTTGAGCAGTATAGAAATGACCAGCTTTTCTAATTATTTGGATCAAATAGACGCTGATTATTGGGAAACCGAATACAAACACTCTATTTATGAGAAGAAAATTCCAATTCCGACTTTACAGTCTAACTTTATCATTTTGCTAAACAGAAAAGAACTGGAGGAGTTGCGCTTTCTGGTAGACTGCATTAGTCATTACAAGATTCTAAAACCTGTTGAGATTAATTACCAGATAATTTCAAATTAA
- a CDS encoding DUF6607 family protein — protein sequence MITKKIYLSVLMIITCLTGFSQDAKKEDIKAIKSMCGCYEVKFNFTETFEYPKDSATYKPSATKHESGLEWIELVEDKPSKIVLQHLLIVGTGENDIVKHWRQDWLYENTDLYSFYKDQIWKFSKLPAKNVKGQWTQKVFQVDDSPRYEGSSTWAHIDGKTYWLNTADAPLPRREHTKRNDYNVLKRRNIHEINATGWNHEQDNQKLLRDESGKDTLLAEEKGLDIYTKVDDSKCLLAQNWWKNNKELWEKVRSKWEKVYGSDKDLALQNKVNKKSLFSVLFDLKPTANQAEVDTIIDSFVIKQ from the coding sequence ATGATTACAAAAAAAATTTATCTATCTGTATTAATGATAATTACATGCCTTACTGGATTTAGTCAGGATGCAAAAAAAGAAGACATCAAAGCTATCAAGTCGATGTGTGGCTGTTATGAAGTGAAATTCAATTTTACTGAAACATTTGAATATCCTAAAGACTCAGCCACTTATAAACCATCTGCAACAAAACACGAATCGGGTTTGGAATGGATAGAATTAGTAGAAGATAAGCCTAGCAAAATAGTATTGCAGCATTTATTGATTGTTGGGACTGGCGAAAATGACATCGTTAAACACTGGAGACAAGACTGGCTGTATGAAAACACCGATCTGTATTCTTTTTACAAAGATCAAATCTGGAAATTCAGCAAATTGCCAGCCAAGAATGTAAAAGGACAATGGACACAAAAAGTTTTTCAGGTAGATGACAGTCCTAGATATGAAGGCTCTTCAACTTGGGCGCACATTGATGGAAAAACCTATTGGCTGAACACCGCCGATGCTCCTTTGCCAAGAAGAGAACACACTAAAAGAAACGATTACAACGTTTTGAAAAGAAGAAACATTCATGAAATTAACGCAACTGGCTGGAATCATGAACAAGATAACCAAAAACTGCTAAGAGATGAAAGCGGAAAAGACACTTTATTAGCTGAAGAAAAAGGACTGGATATTTATACCAAAGTTGATGACAGCAAATGTCTACTGGCTCAAAACTGGTGGAAAAATAATAAAGAACTTTGGGAAAAAGTAAGAAGCAAATGGGAAAAAGTATATGGAAGCGATAAAGATTTAGCGCTGCAGAATAAAGTAAATAAGAAATCGCTTTTCTCTGTTTTATTCGATTTAAAACCAACAGCAAACCAAGCGGAAGTTGACACTATCATTGATTCATTTGTAATCAAGCAATAA
- a CDS encoding TonB-dependent siderophore receptor, whose amino-acid sequence MKSKITLFIAFLFCQISFSQTKDTIAANKLSEVVVTGQLGLQSIKKSVFNVRVISKEDIKQLAANNLSDVLNQYLNITIQNSGSDGRSTVSMFGLDSQYFKILIDNIPLVSDTGMGTNVDLTQINLDDVERIEIIEGSMGVTHGANAVSGVLNIITKKTVSKKWEISAAVQEETVGDEYAFFDKGRHIQSLKAAHKFNENWFVNVGVNHNDFAGFFDDKKGKDYNVNDGLRGYSWLPKEQFVGNALIGYQKNNFKFFYKFDYYGENVDYYNLILNPQDNYPFPETYYAKDKRFITNRFYNHLNSSGKLFSELNYNVSLSYQKQQRDLEKFNYQLETKAESNETRETYQSKEVLYSTGTLSNFFDTKKVDFQLGYEITNEKGYYNATAGLFFDGLQQLKNVDKELDNYDIFTVAEINLSDKFSVRPGIRYSFQSAFDNQYASSLGLRYIFKKGLETRASIGKSYRTPNFDELYTYFVDTNHNIQGNPELVPENSTSYEMSFKRDCLLNSGGQIANNIALTFLDVDDRIDMVLTQVTPSMSYKYVNINKYKMWNISTTEQYTYKNWNVKVGAALVGISQKLDLAALNITSDNKYLYSLQLNSSVSYNIPKWNTLFALYYKYNGQQQQFVAGTDENGKAKFYLNKIDPYSWMDASVRKSFFKNQLEVTAGARNLFDIQSVQLIQNGGTGGAHSSGGSDLLLGYGRSYFLKLTYNLNFN is encoded by the coding sequence ATGAAATCCAAAATTACTCTTTTTATTGCCTTTCTTTTCTGTCAGATTTCTTTCTCACAAACGAAAGATACTATTGCTGCTAATAAACTTTCGGAGGTAGTTGTTACGGGACAATTGGGGCTCCAGTCAATAAAAAAATCAGTTTTCAATGTTCGCGTTATTTCAAAAGAGGATATCAAACAATTAGCAGCCAATAATTTATCAGATGTATTAAATCAGTATTTGAATATTACAATTCAAAACAGCGGAAGCGACGGTCGTTCAACGGTTTCAATGTTCGGGCTGGATTCGCAGTATTTTAAAATTTTGATAGATAATATTCCTTTGGTCAGTGATACCGGAATGGGTACTAATGTGGATTTGACACAAATAAATCTGGATGATGTAGAGCGAATTGAAATTATCGAGGGTTCAATGGGTGTTACTCACGGAGCCAATGCGGTGAGTGGGGTTTTAAATATAATTACTAAAAAAACAGTTTCTAAAAAATGGGAAATTAGTGCTGCAGTTCAAGAAGAAACAGTAGGTGACGAATATGCATTTTTTGATAAAGGACGTCACATTCAATCATTAAAAGCGGCGCATAAGTTTAATGAGAACTGGTTTGTGAATGTAGGAGTAAATCACAATGATTTTGCCGGTTTTTTTGATGATAAAAAAGGAAAAGATTATAATGTAAATGATGGGTTGAGAGGATACAGCTGGCTTCCAAAAGAACAGTTTGTTGGTAATGCTTTAATAGGATATCAAAAAAATAACTTCAAGTTTTTTTACAAATTTGATTACTACGGAGAGAATGTTGATTATTACAATCTAATACTAAATCCGCAGGATAATTACCCTTTTCCTGAAACCTATTATGCTAAAGACAAACGCTTTATTACCAATCGTTTTTATAATCATTTGAATTCTAGCGGAAAATTGTTTTCTGAATTAAATTATAATGTTTCGCTTTCCTATCAAAAGCAACAGCGCGATTTGGAAAAGTTTAATTATCAATTGGAGACCAAGGCAGAATCTAATGAAACTCGGGAAACATACCAATCCAAAGAGGTTTTGTATTCTACTGGAACTTTGAGTAATTTCTTTGATACTAAAAAAGTAGATTTTCAATTGGGTTATGAGATTACAAATGAGAAAGGGTATTATAATGCTACAGCCGGACTTTTTTTTGACGGCCTTCAACAGCTTAAAAACGTTGACAAGGAATTAGACAACTATGATATTTTTACCGTTGCCGAAATTAATCTGTCGGATAAATTTTCTGTGCGTCCAGGGATTAGATATTCGTTTCAATCCGCTTTTGATAATCAATATGCAAGTTCTTTAGGATTGCGCTATATTTTTAAGAAAGGATTAGAAACTAGGGCTTCGATAGGCAAGTCTTACCGCACGCCAAATTTTGATGAACTCTACACTTATTTTGTAGATACAAATCACAATATACAAGGAAATCCAGAATTGGTTCCAGAAAACAGCACTTCATACGAAATGAGTTTTAAAAGGGATTGTCTTTTAAATTCAGGTGGCCAAATTGCTAATAATATTGCTCTTACATTTTTGGATGTCGATGATCGAATTGATATGGTGCTTACTCAAGTGACGCCAAGCATGAGTTATAAATATGTAAACATTAATAAATATAAAATGTGGAATATTTCGACGACAGAACAATATACCTATAAAAACTGGAATGTAAAAGTAGGAGCAGCCTTAGTTGGAATTTCTCAAAAATTGGATTTAGCAGCCTTGAATATTACTTCAGACAATAAATATCTATACTCTTTACAGCTAAATTCCAGTGTTTCCTATAACATACCTAAATGGAATACTTTGTTCGCTCTTTATTATAAATACAACGGTCAGCAACAGCAATTCGTTGCGGGAACTGACGAGAACGGTAAAGCTAAATTTTATTTAAACAAGATAGACCCATACAGCTGGATGGATGCTTCGGTTAGGAAATCATTTTTTAAAAATCAATTGGAAGTGACCGCTGGAGCTAGAAACTTGTTTGACATTCAAAGCGTACAGCTCATTCAAAACGGTGGAACTGGCGGGGCTCACTCTTCTGGCGGTTCAGATCTATTACTGGGCTATGGACGCTCTTATTTTCTTAAACTCACGTATAACCTTAATTTTAATTAA
- a CDS encoding HmuY family protein: MKNNFILILSFVLLAFTACNNDDDAPVISSVALTAASLNLSAATTPIEVKFDKPAAAAGSLTISFTETNVVYGTDFTTSPAAASKTITVPFAKDATSVIFTFTKLKEAIEGEVKNVVFTITGATANTTIAANNSIQVSFNETASLGTALAPEVGGALQPNQVFVDLSSAKMTKALRSSWDLGFYSGSEFRVVLNSTINMAAKKIETTNIDEVQVVDETMIISQGSGIASQIDDPTGDFTKTTAIAEISTTDSDNKVYLIYLGNAVASTNPVLGKEGAVGGASRGWKKVRILKSGNDYKIQYADIDATTHSEVTVSKNAAYNFTFFSLLDKKTVTVEPVKAQWDISFTAFTNLAGPITPYFYPDFVLSNLKGGAKAYQVLVTDAVTYDNFTLASVDTAKFTADQRNIGSNWRSTSVTVNGTPVSQFVLKTDRFFVVKDPAGNVYKLKFTGGASETGERGFPKFQYAILK; this comes from the coding sequence ATGAAAAACAATTTTATTTTAATCCTTTCTTTTGTTTTACTGGCTTTTACAGCTTGTAATAATGACGACGATGCACCAGTTATCAGTTCAGTTGCTCTTACTGCAGCTTCATTAAATTTAAGTGCAGCAACTACTCCTATCGAAGTGAAATTTGATAAGCCAGCTGCAGCTGCTGGTTCATTAACAATATCGTTTACAGAAACAAATGTCGTTTATGGTACAGATTTTACTACTTCTCCAGCGGCTGCATCAAAAACAATTACAGTTCCTTTTGCAAAAGATGCCACTTCAGTAATTTTTACTTTTACTAAACTAAAAGAGGCAATCGAAGGTGAAGTGAAAAATGTTGTTTTTACGATTACTGGGGCTACTGCGAATACTACAATCGCTGCAAACAACTCGATTCAAGTAAGTTTTAATGAGACGGCTTCTTTAGGAACTGCTTTAGCTCCCGAAGTTGGAGGTGCTTTACAGCCAAATCAGGTTTTTGTTGATTTGAGCAGTGCTAAAATGACAAAAGCGTTAAGAAGTTCTTGGGACTTAGGTTTTTATAGTGGTTCTGAATTTAGAGTAGTGCTGAATAGTACAATTAATATGGCTGCTAAAAAAATAGAAACTACAAATATTGATGAAGTTCAAGTAGTTGACGAGACTATGATTATTTCTCAGGGTAGCGGAATTGCTTCCCAAATAGATGATCCAACAGGAGATTTTACAAAAACAACTGCTATTGCTGAAATTTCAACAACAGATTCTGATAATAAAGTTTACTTGATTTATTTAGGAAATGCTGTTGCATCAACAAACCCAGTATTGGGTAAAGAAGGAGCAGTTGGAGGAGCCAGTAGAGGATGGAAAAAAGTTAGAATCTTAAAAAGCGGAAACGATTACAAAATTCAATATGCAGATATTGATGCAACAACTCACAGCGAAGTTACTGTTTCTAAAAATGCAGCGTATAATTTTACTTTCTTCAGTTTGTTAGATAAAAAGACTGTTACTGTAGAACCGGTAAAAGCACAATGGGATATAAGTTTTACCGCTTTTACTAATTTAGCTGGTCCGATTACTCCATATTTCTATCCGGATTTTGTTTTAAGCAATCTTAAAGGCGGTGCAAAAGCATATCAGGTTCTTGTAACTGATGCTGTTACTTATGATAATTTTACTTTAGCAAGTGTAGATACTGCTAAGTTTACTGCAGATCAAAGAAATATTGGTTCAAACTGGAGAAGTACCAGTGTTACTGTAAATGGCACGCCAGTTTCTCAATTTGTTTTAAAGACAGATCGTTTCTTTGTAGTTAAAGATCCAGCAGGAAATGTTTATAAATTAAAATTCACAGGTGGTGCAAGCGAAACTGGGGAAAGAGGATTTCCTAAATTTCAATACGCCATCTTAAAATAA
- the ffh gene encoding signal recognition particle protein has protein sequence MFDNLSDKLDKAFHILKGHGKITEVNVAETLKEVRRALLDADVNFKIAKDFTTKVKEKAIGQDVLTTLQPGQLLVKLVKDELTELMGGDVAGINLSGNPSIILMSGLQGSGKTTFSGKLANYLQTKKNKKPLLVACDIYRPAAIQQLYVVGDSIGVEVYSEPENKNPVEIAQNAIKHAKANGFNVVIVDTAGRLAVDKEMMDEIAKVHKAIQPQETLFVVDAMTGQDAVNTAKAFNDILNFDGVILTKLDGDTRGGAAISIKSVVNKPIKFVGTGEKMDAIDVFYPNRMAERILGMGDVVSLVERAQEQYDEDEARKIQKKIAKNEFGFDDFLSQIQQVKKMGNMKDLVGMIPGASKAMKDIEIEDDAFKHIEAIIHSMTPIERSKPAIIDVKRKARIAKGSGTKVEQVNQLMKQFEQMSKMMKMMQGPGGKNLMKMMGGMKGGMPGGMPGMR, from the coding sequence ATGTTCGATAATTTAAGCGATAAATTAGACAAAGCCTTTCATATATTAAAAGGACACGGAAAAATCACTGAAGTAAACGTAGCCGAAACTTTGAAAGAAGTTCGTCGTGCTTTACTCGATGCCGATGTCAACTTTAAAATTGCCAAAGATTTTACTACCAAAGTAAAAGAAAAAGCAATAGGTCAGGATGTATTAACGACATTACAGCCGGGACAATTATTGGTAAAGTTAGTCAAAGATGAGCTTACAGAATTGATGGGCGGGGATGTTGCAGGAATTAATCTTTCCGGGAATCCATCAATAATATTAATGTCAGGGTTACAAGGATCTGGAAAAACTACTTTTTCTGGTAAATTGGCCAATTATCTTCAAACAAAAAAGAATAAAAAACCGCTTTTGGTTGCCTGTGATATTTATCGTCCAGCGGCAATTCAGCAATTATATGTTGTTGGAGATTCAATAGGGGTTGAGGTTTACTCAGAACCTGAAAATAAAAATCCTGTTGAGATTGCACAAAATGCGATTAAGCACGCCAAAGCCAACGGATTCAATGTCGTGATTGTCGATACAGCAGGTCGTTTGGCTGTTGATAAAGAAATGATGGATGAAATTGCCAAAGTACATAAAGCCATTCAGCCACAAGAAACTTTATTTGTTGTGGATGCCATGACAGGTCAGGATGCCGTAAATACTGCAAAAGCATTCAACGATATCTTAAATTTTGATGGGGTTATTTTGACCAAATTAGACGGGGATACTCGTGGTGGAGCAGCTATTTCGATTAAATCAGTAGTAAACAAACCAATTAAGTTTGTGGGTACTGGCGAGAAAATGGATGCGATTGATGTTTTCTATCCAAATCGTATGGCAGAGCGTATCCTAGGTATGGGGGATGTCGTGTCTTTGGTAGAAAGAGCTCAAGAGCAATATGACGAAGACGAAGCTAGAAAAATCCAAAAGAAAATTGCTAAAAATGAATTTGGTTTTGATGATTTCTTATCCCAAATTCAACAAGTGAAGAAAATGGGTAATATGAAAGACTTGGTAGGAATGATACCAGGCGCTTCCAAAGCGATGAAAGATATCGAAATCGAAGACGATGCATTCAAACATATTGAAGCAATTATTCATTCGATGACGCCAATTGAAAGAAGCAAGCCTGCGATAATCGATGTGAAAAGAAAAGCTAGAATTGCCAAAGGTTCCGGAACAAAAGTGGAACAAGTGAATCAATTGATGAAACAGTTTGAGCAAATGAGCAAAATGATGAAGATGATGCAGGGCCCTGGTGGGAAAAACCTAATGAAAATGATGGGCGGAATGAAAGGCGGTATGCCAGGTGGAATGCCGGGAATGAGATAA
- a CDS encoding bifunctional 5,10-methylenetetrahydrofolate dehydrogenase/5,10-methenyltetrahydrofolate cyclohydrolase, producing MQLLDGKKTSEDIKNEIAATVKTMKDNGEKVPHLAAVIVGTDGASLTYVGSKVRSCEQIGFESTLVSLPADISEDALLAKIKELNEDDNLDGYIVQLPLPKHIDEQKILMAIDPDKDVDGFHPANFGKMALDMETFLPATPFGIMELLERYKVETAGKHTVVIGRSHIVGRPMSILMSRKGYPGDSTVTLTHSRTKNIEEYTKNADIIITALGVPNYLKADMVKDGVVVIDVGITRVEDASHPKGYVITGDVDFDGVSKKSSFITPVPGGVGPMTIAMLLKNTLLAREIRSRNK from the coding sequence ATGCAACTACTCGACGGAAAAAAAACATCGGAAGATATTAAAAATGAAATCGCCGCTACAGTAAAAACAATGAAAGACAATGGGGAAAAAGTACCACATTTGGCAGCAGTAATTGTGGGGACTGATGGAGCAAGTTTAACTTATGTGGGAAGTAAAGTGCGCTCTTGTGAGCAAATTGGCTTCGAATCTACCTTGGTTAGTTTACCAGCCGATATTTCCGAAGATGCATTGCTTGCGAAGATTAAAGAATTAAACGAAGACGATAATTTGGACGGTTATATCGTTCAGTTGCCGTTGCCAAAACACATCGACGAGCAAAAAATCCTGATGGCTATTGATCCAGACAAAGACGTGGATGGTTTTCATCCTGCCAATTTTGGAAAAATGGCTTTGGATATGGAAACATTTTTGCCGGCAACTCCATTTGGAATAATGGAATTGTTAGAAAGATATAAAGTAGAAACTGCTGGTAAGCACACCGTAGTTATTGGACGCAGCCACATTGTGGGAAGACCTATGAGTATATTGATGAGCCGTAAAGGGTATCCGGGAGATTCGACAGTTACTTTAACTCACAGCAGAACCAAAAATATTGAAGAATATACTAAAAACGCTGATATCATCATCACAGCTCTTGGTGTTCCAAATTATTTAAAAGCCGATATGGTAAAAGATGGAGTTGTAGTTATAGACGTTGGTATTACACGTGTTGAAGACGCTTCACATCCTAAAGGATATGTAATTACCGGCGACGTTGATTTTGATGGCGTAAGCAAGAAATCATCCTTCATAACTCCGGTTCCGGGAGGAGTAGGGCCAATGACTATAGCGATGTTGTTGAAAAATACGCTTTTGGCAAGAGAAATCAGAAGCAGAAATAAATAA
- a CDS encoding magnesium transporter CorA family protein, producing the protein MKAFYKNNNGLIESKEWVSNCWINVECPTEDEKKYLLEELKIPEEFYNDIEDIDERPRIEVENGWTLIIIRIPVSTDNVKLPFNTIPVGVIFKEEICVTISFHKTEMLTDFVIYTQRKNKDIKDNFDLVLKLLLSSSVWYLKYLKQVNQKIKLAEDNLEESIKNEELQALLQIEKCLVFFMTSLKGNDILLHRIKNVKSQRDSYDPELLEDVEIELRQAQETTNIYSDILTGMMDAYASVISNNLNAIMKQMTSISIILMIPTVIASLYGMNVPNNLENNNYGMPIIILVSVLLSMFGVFLFKRRRWF; encoded by the coding sequence ATGAAGGCTTTTTACAAAAATAATAACGGATTAATCGAGTCTAAAGAGTGGGTCTCAAACTGCTGGATAAATGTTGAATGTCCAACAGAAGATGAAAAAAAATATCTTCTGGAAGAACTAAAAATTCCCGAGGAGTTTTACAATGATATTGAAGATATTGATGAAAGACCCCGTATAGAAGTTGAGAACGGCTGGACTTTGATTATTATTAGAATCCCAGTAAGTACAGATAATGTGAAACTGCCTTTTAACACAATTCCTGTTGGTGTTATTTTTAAGGAAGAAATCTGTGTTACCATTAGTTTTCATAAAACGGAAATGTTGACGGATTTTGTAATCTACACCCAGCGAAAAAATAAAGACATCAAAGACAATTTTGATTTGGTTTTAAAGCTGCTCTTGTCATCAAGTGTTTGGTATTTGAAATATTTGAAACAGGTTAATCAAAAGATAAAATTGGCCGAAGATAATTTGGAAGAATCCATCAAAAATGAAGAATTACAAGCTTTGCTGCAAATAGAAAAATGTTTGGTCTTTTTTATGACTTCGTTGAAAGGCAATGATATATTACTGCATCGAATCAAGAATGTCAAATCTCAAAGAGACTCTTATGATCCTGAATTGTTAGAAGATGTAGAGATTGAGTTGCGTCAAGCGCAAGAAACAACTAATATTTATAGCGACATTTTAACAGGAATGATGGATGCTTACGCCTCGGTTATTTCTAATAATTTGAATGCGATTATGAAACAAATGACTTCCATTTCCATTATTTTGATGATTCCTACGGTAATTGCCAGTTTGTATGGAATGAATGTGCCAAATAATTTAGAAAACAATAATTACGGCATGCCGATTATTATACTTGTTTCAGTTTTGCTTTCTATGTTTGGTGTTTTTTTATTTAAAAGAAGAAGATGGTTTTGA
- the rluF gene encoding 23S rRNA pseudouridine(2604) synthase RluF has product MEENLKRLNKFIGETGYCSRREADKIIEEGRVTINGIVPELGTKVSPDDEVRIDGKLIREKNEKPVYLAFYKPVGIECTTNLEVRNNIVDYINYPKRIFPIGRLDKASEGLIFMTNDGDIVNKILRARNNHEKEYTVTVNKPITDRFIERMGNGVPILDTVTRKCKVEQISKYIFKIILTQGLNRQIRRMCEYLGYEVTALKRIRIINISLDVPVGRYRDLTDAEIKELNQLIEPSSKTEEASLPKTEAPKRRTEFIKRDDPRFKKRGDY; this is encoded by the coding sequence ATGGAAGAAAATCTAAAACGCCTCAATAAATTCATTGGAGAAACAGGCTATTGCTCCCGTCGCGAGGCTGATAAAATTATCGAAGAAGGCCGAGTAACCATTAATGGAATTGTACCGGAACTTGGAACAAAAGTTTCACCAGATGACGAAGTGCGCATAGACGGAAAACTAATTCGGGAGAAAAACGAAAAACCCGTATATCTAGCTTTCTACAAACCCGTAGGAATAGAATGCACCACCAATCTTGAAGTACGCAACAACATTGTAGATTACATCAATTATCCCAAACGTATTTTCCCTATCGGACGTTTGGACAAAGCCAGCGAAGGATTGATTTTTATGACTAATGACGGTGATATTGTAAACAAAATTCTGCGCGCCAGAAACAATCACGAAAAAGAATATACCGTAACGGTAAACAAACCCATAACAGATCGTTTTATAGAACGAATGGGGAATGGTGTGCCAATTCTTGACACTGTTACCCGAAAATGTAAAGTAGAGCAAATCAGCAAATACATTTTCAAAATCATTCTGACACAGGGGCTGAATCGTCAAATCCGCAGAATGTGCGAATATTTAGGCTACGAAGTTACCGCCTTGAAACGCATCCGAATTATCAATATTTCACTTGATGTTCCAGTAGGACGCTACCGTGATTTAACCGATGCAGAAATAAAAGAACTCAACCAATTGATTGAACCTTCCAGTAAAACCGAGGAAGCCAGTCTGCCAAAAACAGAAGCTCCAAAACGAAGAACCGAATTCATCAAAAGAGACGATCCCCGATTTAAAAAAAGAGGGGATTATTAA
- a CDS encoding alpha/beta fold hydrolase has protein sequence MSLKKSIRFLTVKAVGQYINLLHLVHPKKALHLSYALFTNPRIGKISEDKLPEILQNTIKETFQHDEHHFQTYTWEGNDTKILLVHGWESNSSRWEKTLPYLQKSGSTIIAIDAPAHGQSSGKEFNVPRYAEYINKAVKKYNPSIIIGHSIGGAACVYHQYLHPETSIQKMVILGAPSDLKTLIDNYIQILSLNRKMFTLLEKRYLENFNLKLEDFSGGAFAKHIHIEGIIAHDTSDTVVAFEEGQKIASGWKKGKFITTNDLGHSMHDDKLYQEIYRFLFEVKE, from the coding sequence TTGAGCCTAAAAAAAAGTATCCGATTTCTAACTGTCAAGGCTGTTGGTCAATACATCAACCTACTCCATTTAGTGCATCCCAAAAAAGCATTACACCTGTCCTATGCTCTTTTTACCAACCCCAGAATAGGCAAAATTTCAGAAGACAAGCTTCCAGAAATCCTACAGAATACCATCAAAGAAACATTTCAGCACGACGAACACCATTTTCAAACCTATACTTGGGAAGGAAATGACACCAAAATCCTTTTGGTTCACGGCTGGGAAAGCAATTCGTCCCGCTGGGAGAAAACCCTGCCTTATCTGCAAAAATCAGGAAGTACCATCATCGCCATAGACGCTCCCGCTCACGGACAAAGCAGCGGTAAGGAATTCAACGTTCCCCGTTATGCAGAGTACATCAACAAAGCTGTCAAAAAATACAACCCCAGCATTATCATCGGTCACTCTATTGGAGGTGCTGCCTGTGTCTATCATCAGTATTTACATCCCGAAACGAGTATCCAAAAAATGGTAATTCTCGGCGCACCCTCCGATTTAAAAACGCTCATCGACAATTACATCCAAATATTGAGCCTCAATCGCAAAATGTTTACTCTTTTAGAAAAACGCTATTTAGAAAATTTCAATCTCAAACTAGAGGATTTCTCAGGTGGCGCATTTGCCAAACATATCCATATCGAAGGAATCATCGCCCACGACACCTCCGACACTGTAGTCGCATTTGAAGAAGGTCAAAAAATCGCAAGCGGTTGGAAAAAAGGAAAATTCATCACCACCAACGATTTAGGCCATTCCATGCACGACGATAAATTATACCAAGAAATATACCGTTTTTTATTTGAAGTAAAAGAATAG
- a CDS encoding zinc ribbon domain-containing protein — protein sequence MANTKELSVEDKLRAIYDLQLIDSRIDEIRNVRGELPLEVEDLEDEVAGLSTRSEKLKSELEVIENLIKQKINAIDEHKEAVKKYTKQQESVRNNREFNSLTKEVEFQELEIQLAEKQIKEMKASIEHKKEVIASSKEKLDSKSSHLKHKKSELDAIMSETQKEEIFLSEKSAEFEALIEERLLVAYKRIRSSVRNGLAVVSIERGASAGSFFTIPPQTQVEIAARKKILIDEHSGRILVDSVLAEEEREKMQQLFSKF from the coding sequence ATGGCGAATACGAAAGAATTAAGTGTTGAGGACAAGTTAAGAGCAATATATGATTTACAGCTTATTGACTCTAGAATTGACGAAATCAGAAACGTGAGAGGTGAACTGCCTTTAGAAGTAGAAGATTTAGAAGATGAAGTTGCAGGTTTAAGCACTCGTTCAGAGAAATTGAAAAGCGAACTTGAGGTAATCGAGAACCTTATCAAACAAAAAATAAATGCAATTGACGAGCACAAAGAAGCTGTCAAAAAATACACTAAACAACAAGAAAGCGTTCGTAATAACCGCGAATTCAATTCTTTGACCAAAGAAGTTGAGTTTCAAGAATTAGAAATTCAATTGGCTGAAAAGCAAATTAAAGAAATGAAAGCTTCTATTGAACACAAAAAAGAAGTAATTGCTTCTTCAAAAGAAAAATTAGATTCTAAATCATCTCATTTAAAACATAAAAAATCAGAATTGGATGCTATCATGTCCGAAACTCAAAAAGAAGAAATCTTCTTAAGCGAGAAATCAGCTGAATTTGAAGCATTAATTGAAGAGCGTTTATTGGTAGCTTACAAAAGAATCAGAAGCAGTGTCCGTAACGGATTAGCTGTTGTTTCTATCGAAAGAGGAGCATCTGCAGGATCATTCTTCACCATTCCGCCACAAACACAAGTAGAAATTGCTGCCAGAAAGAAAATCTTAATTGATGAACACTCCGGAAGAATTTTAGTCGACAGTGTTTTAGCTGAAGAAGAAAGAGAGAAAATGCAACAATTGTTTTCTAAGTTCTAA